One region of Dysidea avara chromosome 1, odDysAvar1.4, whole genome shotgun sequence genomic DNA includes:
- the LOC136261568 gene encoding uncharacterized protein: MENSRMCPEVKKGIKSSLDLKGSTFKPFQALDISTIHELLLKIEDETMTIKEAMMQCGDIKKLHKIQQAFIKGMELDTWEKAVEVYPQFATAEKLEPFKHLNFSKAELPPQFLNYCQYIKTPGNVSDINTDKLFSFNYLDCTSIFWKNSVSNITVNAIDTIFTTTTVRFTGFTLAVLDYAQSNDTDTDQMLDEIKTSMRIMRGVNYSVGKQHFTVIVLCYLSQLSTFSAALNDVYDETQMAVCSLPVEKRRDVTSVNSLNEVTIGMLVAKSGVPAPLPMERDNFFLKTKDQSYYDASTGRLCFSTRSQLRLYYNCTQHLLTGLCYCQLELVPW, from the exons ATGGAGAATTCCAGAATGTGCCCAGAAGTAAAAAAAGGTATAAAGTCTAGTCTTGATTTAAAAGGATCTACTTTCAAACCTTTTCAAGCATTAGACATTTCCACCATCCATGAGCTATTATTAAAAATAGAAGACGAGACAATGACAATAAAGGAAGCAATGATGCAGTGTGGTGACATAAAAAAGCTGCACAAGATACAGCAAGCATTCATTAAAGGAATGGAATTGGATACGTGGGAGAAGGCTGTTGAGGTATATCCTCAATTTGCGACGGCCGAGAAGCTTGAACCATTTAAGCATCTAAATTTTTCAAAGGCTGAACTACCTCCTCAGTTTCTCAACTATTGCCAATATATTAAGACTCCTGGTAATGTTAGTGATATCAATACAGACAAGTTATTTTCATTTAACTACTTGGATTGCACCAGCATATTTTGGAAGAACAGCGTTTCAAACATTACCGTTAATGCCATTGACACTATATTTACAACTACAACGGTTAGGTTCACAGGATTTACTCTAGCTGTACTGGATTATGCTCAATCAAATGATACAGACACTGACCAG ATGCTGGATGAGATTAAAACTTCAATGAGGATAATGCGTGGAGTAAATTACAGCGTTGGGAAGCAACACTTTACAGTAATAGTACTTTGCTATCTCTCACAGCTTAGCACCTTTTCAGCTGCCCTAAATGATGTTTATGATGAAACTCAGATGGCTGTATGTTCACTACCTGTAGAAAAAAGAAGAG ATGTAACATCAGTAAATTCCCTTAATGAAGTAACAATTGGTATGCTAGTGGCAAAGAGTGGAGTACCCGCACCACTACCAATGGAACGcgacaatttttttttgaagaCAAAGGACCAATCTTACTATGATGCTTCAACTGGAAGATTGTGTTTCAGTACCAGAAGCCAGTTGAGACTCTATTACAATTGTACACAACACCTACTGACTGGACTTTGTTATTGCCAACTGGAATTG GTTCCATGGTGA